The Psychrobacter sp. LV10R520-6 genome includes a region encoding these proteins:
- the yajC gene encoding preprotein translocase subunit YajC has protein sequence MEVFGQILLPVAFFAIFYFLVIRPQSKRTKEHRAMVSSLTVGSEIIFAGGLMGRIKSLEDIYAVVSLNNNTDVKVQRASVISVLPKGTIESV, from the coding sequence ATGGAAGTATTCGGTCAAATCTTATTACCAGTAGCATTTTTTGCTATTTTTTACTTTTTGGTGATCCGTCCGCAGTCTAAACGTACTAAAGAACACCGCGCGATGGTCAGCTCTTTAACCGTTGGCAGTGAAATAATCTTTGCTGGTGGTCTGATGGGTCGTATTAAAAGTCTTGAAGATATCTATGCCGTTGTTAGCTTAAACAATAATACCGATGTTAAGGTGCAACGTGCCTCTGTGATTTCAGTATTGCCTAAAGGTACTATTGAGAGCGTATAA
- a CDS encoding CNNM domain-containing protein, whose product MKAAPTLIVLLLTILPYSASAAEVLVEQPTTTNVMLLIGFVSMAIGLSFICSMAESVLLSMTPSYIADVQDSNPKKAKMLKRLKQDKVDQSLAAILTLNTMANTLGSIGAGAQATIVFGSAWFGLFSALMTLAILTFSEIIPKTLGTVYWRQLSGPVAYFVRGIIVVLYPIIWLSERLTRLLVRGKETDVFSRREFAALASIGEEAGHIDPLESRIIRNLLAFGAIKVEDIMTPRSVMLAFEQTKTVAEVLVDRPKLTFSRLPIYDGELDNITGFVLKTDMLLAKVNHAMHKPLTQFQRDITYVFSKMKLFDLLELMLKNRIHIAITVGEYGEVKGLVTLEDVFETLLGLEIVDEIDRVEDMQALARQMMDRRVERLGMKLSDDERYDDINTETKL is encoded by the coding sequence CTGAAGGCGGCACCAACATTGATAGTGTTATTACTGACGATACTTCCTTATTCAGCATCAGCCGCTGAGGTGTTGGTAGAGCAGCCAACCACTACCAATGTAATGCTACTGATAGGTTTTGTCAGTATGGCTATCGGCTTGTCCTTTATTTGTTCGATGGCAGAATCTGTACTGCTCAGTATGACACCTTCATATATTGCCGATGTTCAAGACAGCAATCCTAAAAAAGCGAAAATGCTCAAGCGCTTGAAACAAGATAAAGTTGATCAATCACTGGCAGCGATTTTAACCTTAAATACGATGGCCAATACTTTAGGCTCTATCGGCGCTGGGGCACAAGCGACTATTGTATTCGGTAGCGCTTGGTTTGGACTGTTTTCAGCCTTGATGACACTTGCTATCCTAACTTTTTCTGAAATCATCCCCAAAACATTGGGTACGGTATATTGGCGTCAGCTTAGTGGGCCAGTAGCTTACTTCGTGCGCGGCATTATTGTTGTCTTATATCCCATTATTTGGCTTTCAGAGCGTTTGACCAGACTATTGGTACGTGGAAAAGAGACCGACGTCTTCAGTCGCCGTGAGTTCGCCGCTCTTGCCAGTATTGGTGAAGAGGCCGGGCACATCGATCCACTAGAGTCACGGATTATTCGTAACTTGTTAGCATTCGGTGCGATTAAAGTTGAGGATATTATGACGCCGCGTTCAGTAATGCTGGCGTTTGAGCAGACTAAAACGGTTGCTGAGGTACTGGTCGATCGCCCAAAGTTAACCTTTTCACGCTTGCCAATTTATGATGGTGAGCTTGATAATATCACCGGCTTTGTATTAAAAACGGATATGCTATTAGCGAAAGTTAATCATGCCATGCACAAGCCACTGACTCAGTTTCAGCGAGACATTACTTATGTATTCTCAAAAATGAAGCTGTTTGATTTATTAGAGTTGATGCTAAAAAATCGTATTCATATCGCTATTACCGTCGGTGAGTATGGTGAAGTAAAAGGACTGGTTACTTTAGAAGATGTGTTCGAAACCTTATTAGGTCTTGAAATTGTTGATGAGATAGACCGAGTAGAAGACATGCAGGCGCTGGCACGGCAAATGATGGATAGACGAGTAGAGCGCTTAGGGATGAAGCTTAGTGATGATGAACGGTATGATGATATTAATACTGAGACTAAGCTTTAA
- a CDS encoding LysM peptidoglycan-binding domain-containing protein, producing the protein MSTVSSTSRSFIALPLTLAVSALLLSACSNTSAVKSTGATNSAPVVTKRSATAVKPTTSADYSTAYLDADSLDELADLLEASDMTMVEDNRLAIQQYGDLWSRLRAGYQMNGSKAVYNQRIEGQKSWFTSRQDYLNRLTARASRYLYHTVREAERRNIPTELALLPVIESSYDPSGTSSAAAAGLWQFIPSTGRIYGLNQSSSYDGRRDVIESTRAAYDFLTALHNQFGSWELALAAYNAGPGRVQKAIDANAAQGLPTDYWSLRLPTETMNYVPRFLAVAEIVAQPEQYGVYLPAIANRQHFRSVPANYGVSLAEVSQLTGVSYDELEKLNTALTSSRIDSSGPQRVIIPNDVNLTVDAKLSALRGNGSSNVIASSNANSNTTAPSYSSPTSPSYNSKPYTSSSLPSTGGGLADYAASASVPQQTTSYITPTSTPTSSSVYSSNVSVRTEPPLTSKETNKINAELKSSNSLPTTSATITQNNTIVQEPPLSKEERDFIVNQIQTQTPETNVVSTIDGNIKLSAVQTQQSILEASGKEKKLSFPKTSTSKPKPQGQRTTYAVKRGDTLSNIASRAGVSWRDIAEWNQIDASSKLLSGSTLYLYDAKTIEPLSSASTNSANQPESYVVQGGDTLIGTANRFGLSVTQLATYNNLSSRADLLRGQKLWLIPGKVTAPISTPAAPSSKSSSKSTGATKNYRVQSGDGLIALSRQFNVSIDTLASLNSIGTTDSLYVGQTLKVPASVDVTAASSNSASSNTSNTSSSTPTSNYKVKSGDTLIGIANSIGVSAQQVAAVNSSFDAKARLQRGQTIKVPASKAEVNRQLNDQPTNYKVQSGDTLTGVAKRYNIGLSDLASANGLSSTSNLILGRTITIPASGNSVSIPTSKSSSSGSSNTATTSSSGKKLGNTENYKVQSGDGLIALARGLGVSVEDLAATNNMAANAQLQRGQTIKVPKVTVSYTVGSGDSLIGLARKYGVSTQELADMNKIAPDTMLQRGQRLTVPNR; encoded by the coding sequence ATGTCTACTGTGTCATCAACTTCTCGCTCATTTATCGCTTTACCACTGACGCTTGCGGTGTCGGCTTTACTCCTCAGTGCTTGTAGCAATACCTCAGCAGTGAAAAGTACCGGTGCAACCAATAGCGCGCCTGTGGTCACTAAACGCTCTGCTACTGCGGTAAAACCAACCACTAGCGCTGACTATTCAACCGCTTATTTAGACGCTGATAGCTTGGATGAGTTGGCAGATTTATTAGAAGCCAGTGATATGACCATGGTTGAAGACAATAGACTTGCCATTCAACAATACGGAGACTTGTGGAGTCGTCTGCGGGCTGGCTATCAAATGAATGGTAGTAAAGCGGTTTATAATCAGCGTATTGAAGGACAAAAAAGCTGGTTTACCAGCCGTCAGGATTATCTAAACCGCTTGACTGCGCGCGCCAGCCGCTACTTGTACCATACCGTACGTGAAGCTGAGCGTCGTAATATTCCTACTGAGTTAGCATTGTTACCCGTCATCGAGAGCTCGTATGACCCTAGTGGCACAAGTAGTGCTGCTGCGGCAGGTTTATGGCAATTTATTCCGAGCACCGGCCGTATTTACGGTCTGAATCAAAGTAGTAGCTATGATGGTCGCCGTGATGTTATCGAGTCGACCCGCGCGGCTTATGACTTTTTGACGGCATTACACAATCAATTTGGCAGCTGGGAGCTGGCCTTAGCTGCTTACAATGCGGGCCCTGGTCGTGTTCAAAAAGCTATCGATGCCAATGCGGCTCAAGGATTGCCAACTGATTATTGGTCACTCAGGCTACCGACTGAAACCATGAACTATGTTCCGCGCTTTTTAGCCGTTGCTGAAATTGTTGCTCAACCTGAGCAATATGGGGTTTATCTACCAGCGATTGCCAACCGTCAGCATTTTCGTAGTGTGCCAGCCAATTATGGTGTGAGCTTAGCTGAAGTGTCGCAATTGACAGGGGTTAGTTATGACGAGCTAGAAAAGCTTAATACGGCCCTAACCTCATCACGTATTGACTCATCAGGTCCACAGCGGGTCATCATCCCTAATGACGTTAACTTAACGGTTGATGCTAAGTTAAGCGCATTGAGAGGTAATGGCAGCAGCAATGTCATTGCTTCAAGCAACGCTAATAGTAATACGACTGCCCCTAGCTATTCAAGTCCAACGTCTCCTAGCTATAATAGCAAGCCTTACACTAGCTCATCGTTGCCTTCTACGGGTGGTGGTTTAGCTGATTATGCAGCCAGTGCTAGTGTACCTCAGCAGACGACCAGCTATATTACCCCAACCAGCACGCCCACTAGCAGCTCTGTTTATAGCAGCAACGTGTCAGTCCGTACTGAACCACCGCTTACCAGTAAAGAAACCAATAAAATCAATGCTGAGCTAAAAAGCAGTAATAGCTTACCAACTACTTCGGCAACGATTACCCAAAATAATACTATTGTCCAAGAACCACCATTAAGTAAAGAAGAGCGCGATTTTATTGTTAATCAAATTCAGACACAAACGCCGGAAACGAATGTGGTTAGCACCATTGACGGTAACATTAAATTATCGGCAGTACAGACACAGCAGTCTATATTAGAAGCTAGCGGCAAAGAGAAAAAGCTTAGCTTCCCTAAAACCTCAACCAGCAAACCAAAACCGCAAGGTCAACGTACCACCTACGCTGTAAAACGTGGCGATACCTTGTCTAATATTGCCAGCCGAGCTGGTGTTAGCTGGCGTGATATCGCAGAGTGGAACCAAATAGATGCCAGCTCAAAATTGCTCTCTGGTAGCACTTTATATCTGTATGATGCCAAAACAATTGAGCCACTGAGCAGTGCCAGTACTAACAGCGCAAATCAACCAGAAAGCTACGTGGTACAAGGGGGCGATACTCTTATTGGTACTGCCAACCGTTTTGGTTTGTCAGTGACCCAGTTAGCAACCTATAATAATTTGAGCAGCCGTGCTGACTTATTAAGAGGCCAAAAGCTGTGGTTGATACCAGGTAAAGTGACTGCACCTATAAGTACGCCAGCGGCACCATCTTCGAAATCTAGCAGCAAGTCCACAGGCGCGACTAAAAACTACAGAGTACAATCTGGCGATGGTCTGATTGCTTTGTCACGGCAATTCAATGTCTCAATCGATACTTTAGCCAGTCTCAATAGTATTGGTACCACAGACTCGCTGTATGTGGGTCAAACGCTGAAAGTGCCTGCCAGCGTAGACGTTACTGCTGCTAGTAGTAATAGCGCTAGTAGTAACACCAGTAATACAAGCAGCTCAACGCCTACCAGTAACTATAAGGTAAAGTCAGGTGACACTTTAATCGGTATTGCCAATAGTATCGGGGTTAGTGCACAGCAAGTAGCAGCTGTTAATAGCAGCTTTGATGCTAAGGCTCGTTTACAACGTGGACAGACGATTAAAGTGCCAGCATCTAAAGCAGAAGTAAACCGTCAATTAAATGATCAACCAACCAACTACAAAGTGCAGTCGGGTGATACTTTGACTGGGGTGGCCAAACGCTATAATATTGGTTTGAGCGACTTAGCATCAGCGAATGGTTTGAGCAGTACCTCAAACTTGATACTTGGTCGTACTATCACTATTCCTGCCAGCGGTAATAGCGTGAGTATTCCAACTAGCAAGAGCAGCAGTAGTGGTAGCAGTAACACAGCGACCACTAGCAGTAGTGGCAAAAAGCTGGGTAATACAGAAAACTATAAAGTTCAGTCAGGTGATGGTTTGATTGCTTTAGCACGCGGCCTTGGGGTTTCAGTAGAAGACTTAGCGGCGACCAATAATATGGCGGCTAATGCACAGCTACAGCGTGGGCAAACCATTAAAGTCCCGAAAGTCACGGTCAGTTATACCGTTGGCTCAGGCGATAGCTTGATTGGATTGGCACGGAAATATGGGGTCTCAACGCAAGAGCTGGCTGATATGAATAAGATCGCGCCAGATACGATGTTACAGCGTGGTCAGCGTCTGACCGTACCAAATCGTTAA
- a CDS encoding transglycosylase SLT domain-containing protein: MQRITYRVKVSAQGAKRRISYLLRPAKRSLSTRSNLVPHLSSSRFGKSKKLIQAASIALLSLPAESLTTMGDPVPAYDQVMLEQTLTIAAVPGDSTYFATDGFQHGFGYDLVRSYADELGVTIDLKAYASEEAALRALQSGDADMALTTASTQLKSQLALSSVNLSCGYDTSLTKNGLHPKVSWTFNGADDPLSKKASYFLCNGIKLEETQKLAAFYNQNLLKDAYSQQHFKTTLTEKLPDYQSSFEEQAQNYNHDWELLVAMGYQESHLDANAVSPTGVRGLMMLTNSTAKAMGVSDRVDPSQSISGGARYLEQMKSDFADVPKTDRIWFALAGYNMGPNAVKRIQRKLSADGIDDKSWANVYAYLSEHRASNSRYGQAMHYVSNIRSYLETIKTETV, encoded by the coding sequence ATGCAACGTATTACTTATCGTGTCAAAGTATCTGCGCAAGGTGCCAAACGCCGTATCTCTTACCTACTGCGTCCGGCCAAGCGCTCACTTAGCACTAGAAGTAACCTCGTTCCCCACCTTTCATCGTCTCGTTTTGGAAAGTCTAAAAAATTAATACAAGCAGCCAGCATTGCTTTATTATCCCTACCCGCCGAGAGTCTAACGACAATGGGCGATCCGGTGCCAGCCTATGATCAGGTCATGCTGGAACAGACGTTAACTATCGCGGCTGTGCCTGGCGACAGTACCTACTTTGCCACTGATGGCTTCCAACATGGCTTCGGTTATGACTTGGTACGCAGCTATGCAGATGAGCTTGGGGTCACTATTGATCTAAAAGCCTATGCTAGTGAGGAAGCGGCACTAAGAGCGCTACAGTCAGGTGATGCTGACATGGCGTTAACGACTGCTAGTACCCAATTGAAAAGCCAGCTTGCCTTATCCTCAGTTAATTTGAGCTGTGGCTATGATACCAGCTTGACTAAAAATGGCTTACACCCTAAAGTCAGCTGGACGTTTAACGGAGCAGATGATCCGTTATCAAAAAAAGCCAGTTATTTTTTATGTAATGGTATCAAGCTAGAAGAGACTCAAAAATTAGCGGCATTTTATAATCAAAACTTACTCAAAGACGCTTATAGTCAGCAGCATTTCAAGACCACACTGACCGAGAAATTGCCTGATTATCAGTCTTCTTTTGAAGAGCAAGCGCAAAACTATAATCATGATTGGGAGCTATTGGTAGCAATGGGCTATCAAGAATCGCATCTTGATGCCAATGCCGTATCACCAACAGGGGTGCGCGGTCTTATGATGCTGACTAATAGCACCGCAAAAGCCATGGGGGTCTCTGACCGCGTTGACCCTAGCCAAAGTATCAGTGGCGGCGCCCGCTATTTAGAGCAGATGAAGTCCGACTTTGCGGATGTGCCAAAAACAGATCGCATTTGGTTCGCGCTAGCTGGCTATAATATGGGTCCGAATGCAGTGAAGCGCATTCAGCGTAAGCTTAGTGCTGACGGTATTGATGACAAGAGCTGGGCGAACGTCTATGCCTATCTATCAGAACATAGAGCATCGAATAGCCGTTACGGTCAGGCTATGCACTATGTAAGCAACATTAGAAGTTATCTTGAAACTATCAAGACCGAGACTGTTTAA
- a CDS encoding Nif3-like dinuclear metal center hexameric protein, whose protein sequence is MTTKNAIIELSNTSITAQTLTQFCDEYLSADAFKDYAPNGLQVDGGRPIRRIITGVTACEALIDAAIAANAEAIMVHHGYFWKGESAPLVGMKGQRIRKLMQHGISLIAYHLPLDGHPVIGNNVKLAEMLGMTITGPLYPNESHPVGNIATCTPQSAQSLITCITQALGREPLHISSNYQHSNTPTNIPTDIENNTADSKLLKRIGICTGGAQDMIEQAAAMGCDVFISGEISERTTHIARELGIDYFACGHHATERNGIQALGELIAQHFKLPVSFIDIDNPA, encoded by the coding sequence ATGACAACTAAAAATGCCATAATTGAACTATCGAATACATCGATAACCGCGCAAACGTTAACGCAATTTTGTGATGAGTACTTATCTGCTGACGCCTTTAAAGACTACGCCCCCAACGGCTTACAAGTGGATGGCGGACGACCTATTCGACGTATCATTACTGGTGTTACTGCTTGTGAGGCCTTAATTGACGCCGCAATTGCAGCTAACGCCGAAGCTATTATGGTACATCACGGTTATTTTTGGAAAGGGGAATCTGCCCCCCTAGTAGGCATGAAAGGTCAACGTATCCGTAAATTAATGCAGCATGGCATCTCTTTAATTGCCTATCACCTACCCCTTGATGGACATCCCGTCATCGGCAATAACGTTAAACTTGCAGAGATGCTAGGCATGACCATTACTGGGCCACTGTACCCTAATGAGTCGCATCCGGTGGGCAATATTGCCACTTGTACTCCGCAAAGTGCGCAAAGTCTGATTACTTGCATCACTCAAGCACTAGGAAGAGAACCGCTGCATATCTCAAGTAACTATCAACATTCTAATACTCCCACTAATATCCCGACTGATATCGAAAACAATACTGCTGACTCAAAGCTGCTTAAGCGTATCGGAATATGTACTGGCGGCGCACAAGACATGATTGAACAAGCAGCAGCAATGGGCTGTGATGTTTTTATCTCAGGTGAAATCTCAGAACGTACCACCCATATTGCTCGTGAGCTTGGAATCGACTATTTCGCCTGCGGTCATCACGCTACAGAACGCAACGGTATCCAAGCATTGGGTGAGTTAATCGCCCAACATTTTAAATTACCAGTAAGCTTTATTGACATTGATAACCCAGCCTAA
- a CDS encoding S1C family serine protease, which translates to MSSFSNANNRAAFWQWLPWLLLLVFVAGFIWLFVSMKTASEAKWEPPRTTPAEQQASAPVADTPAPISSYHNAVARASQSVVNIYTTQTMAEHPYMDDPVLRRLFEFHGESPQDQDMTNLGSGVIVSEDGYIVTNAHVIEKADEITVAFSDGRKSRAKVIGTDPGSDLAVIKVGMTGLIPLSFREAPIRVGDVALAIGNPFGVGQTVTQGIISATGRTGLGVNKFEDFIQTDAAINPGNSGGALVDARGELVGINTVIFSRSGGSVGIGFAIPTVLIEQVMNGLIKNGRVSRGWLGIEIQSQLRDPTRLETSTGVEVLNVIDKGPAAKSGLKVGDIILTIDGVEMTDANKLIQYVARKPPTTELNAQILRNGKNKQIKILLAERPQQEIVEMPEIINDESFEDQPSYHGQNQNQPTMSEEERVRMREELLQLFERDGAPQSQ; encoded by the coding sequence ATGTCGTCATTCTCGAATGCCAACAATAGGGCAGCTTTTTGGCAATGGTTACCATGGTTATTATTGCTAGTTTTTGTTGCAGGGTTTATTTGGCTATTTGTGAGTATGAAAACGGCTTCGGAAGCAAAATGGGAGCCACCAAGAACCACGCCTGCTGAGCAGCAAGCCTCCGCGCCTGTTGCCGACACGCCAGCACCTATCTCTTCTTATCACAATGCGGTCGCTCGGGCATCGCAGTCGGTGGTCAATATTTATACCACCCAAACTATGGCTGAGCATCCTTATATGGATGATCCCGTTTTGCGGCGCCTCTTTGAGTTTCATGGTGAGTCTCCGCAAGATCAAGACATGACCAATTTAGGCTCCGGCGTTATTGTGTCAGAAGATGGCTATATCGTTACTAATGCTCATGTGATTGAAAAAGCGGATGAGATCACCGTGGCTTTTAGCGATGGCCGTAAGAGTCGCGCCAAAGTTATTGGTACCGATCCTGGTAGTGATTTGGCAGTAATTAAAGTGGGTATGACAGGATTGATTCCCCTTAGCTTTCGTGAAGCGCCCATTCGAGTTGGCGATGTAGCGTTGGCCATTGGTAATCCATTTGGCGTGGGACAGACGGTCACTCAAGGGATTATTTCAGCGACCGGGCGCACTGGACTGGGAGTGAACAAGTTTGAAGACTTTATCCAAACCGATGCTGCTATTAATCCCGGTAACTCAGGTGGGGCTTTAGTCGATGCTCGTGGTGAGTTGGTGGGTATTAATACCGTTATCTTCTCGCGCTCTGGCGGCTCTGTAGGGATTGGTTTTGCCATTCCCACAGTACTGATTGAGCAGGTAATGAATGGTTTAATCAAAAATGGTCGCGTGAGCCGTGGCTGGTTAGGTATCGAGATCCAGTCACAGCTGCGTGATCCAACCCGTCTTGAAACCTCAACCGGTGTGGAAGTGCTTAACGTTATCGATAAAGGTCCTGCAGCCAAAAGTGGTTTGAAAGTTGGTGATATTATCCTAACCATTGATGGGGTGGAGATGACCGACGCCAATAAGTTGATTCAGTATGTGGCTCGTAAGCCGCCAACAACTGAGCTCAACGCACAAATATTGCGTAATGGCAAAAACAAACAAATCAAAATTTTGCTAGCTGAGCGCCCACAGCAAGAAATTGTTGAAATGCCCGAAATTATCAATGATGAAAGCTTTGAGGATCAGCCAAGCTATCACGGCCAAAATCAGAACCAGCCGACGATGTCGGAAGAAGAGCGGGTTCGTATGCGTGAAGAGTTGCTACAGTTGTTTGAAAGAGACGGTGCACCCCAATCTCAGTAG
- the yfaE gene encoding class I ribonucleotide reductase maintenance protein YfaE, whose protein sequence is MTWVMTSKKQFYLHDDESLLDGLLRTGHEVNYQCREGYCGSCRIRRIASSHPVDYPFSPLAMIEDDEILSCCCRVQGVIYINHEYIKN, encoded by the coding sequence ATGACATGGGTAATGACCAGTAAAAAGCAGTTCTACTTGCATGACGATGAGAGTCTGCTAGATGGGCTATTGCGGACGGGTCATGAGGTCAACTATCAATGCAGAGAAGGCTATTGTGGCAGCTGCCGTATACGCCGCATTGCAAGCTCACACCCAGTTGATTATCCGTTTTCGCCGCTGGCAATGATTGAAGACGATGAAATATTGTCATGCTGTTGTCGTGTGCAAGGCGTTATTTATATCAATCACGAATATATCAAAAACTAA
- the nrdB gene encoding class Ia ribonucleoside-diphosphate reductase subunit beta yields the protein MTYSIFNQTPNDAMKEPMFFGQPVNVARYDQQKHPIFEQLIEKQLSFFWRPEEVDVSRDRIDYGNLSSHEQHIFISNLKYQTLLDSIQGRSPNVVLLPLVSIPELETWIETWTFSETIHSRSYTHIIRNIVNDPSVVFDDIMANDHILERASDIAKYYDDLYYNAQLYNLYGAGTHTVNGEQVTVDLTSLKKQLYLCIMAVNVLEAIRFYVSFACSFAFAERKLMEGNAKIIKLIARDEALHLTGTQHILNLMRNGKDDPEMVQIANDCYEESIEIFRKAAEQEKEWAGYLFKDGSMIGLNKDILCQYIEYITNLRMEAVGLPSAFPNSKSNPIPWINTWLSSDNVQVAPQETEISSYLVGQIDSDLSDSNFDDFEL from the coding sequence ATGACTTACTCCATTTTTAATCAAACGCCAAATGACGCTATGAAAGAACCGATGTTCTTTGGTCAGCCGGTCAACGTGGCGCGCTATGATCAGCAAAAGCATCCTATCTTTGAGCAATTGATTGAAAAGCAGTTGTCGTTTTTTTGGCGACCAGAAGAAGTCGATGTCTCACGCGACCGGATTGACTACGGTAATCTATCCTCGCATGAGCAACATATCTTTATTAGTAATCTAAAATACCAAACCCTACTCGACTCTATTCAAGGTCGCAGCCCAAACGTCGTACTATTACCCTTGGTTTCTATTCCAGAGCTTGAAACTTGGATTGAGACTTGGACGTTTTCTGAAACCATTCACTCACGCAGCTACACCCATATTATTCGTAACATCGTCAACGATCCCAGCGTCGTGTTCGATGACATCATGGCTAATGACCATATTTTGGAGCGCGCCTCTGATATTGCAAAATATTATGATGATCTCTATTATAATGCTCAGCTATATAACTTATATGGTGCAGGTACGCATACGGTCAATGGTGAGCAAGTTACCGTTGATTTAACTTCGCTTAAAAAGCAGCTTTATCTGTGCATCATGGCGGTCAACGTATTAGAAGCCATTCGTTTTTATGTGTCGTTTGCTTGCTCGTTCGCCTTTGCTGAACGTAAGCTAATGGAAGGTAATGCCAAGATTATCAAGCTTATCGCCCGTGATGAAGCGCTACATTTAACCGGTACGCAGCATATCCTGAACCTCATGCGCAACGGTAAAGATGATCCAGAAATGGTACAGATTGCCAATGATTGCTATGAAGAAAGCATTGAGATATTCCGCAAAGCGGCTGAGCAAGAGAAAGAATGGGCAGGCTATTTATTTAAAGATGGCTCGATGATTGGGCTGAATAAAGACATTCTATGCCAATATATCGAATATATTACCAACTTGCGTATGGAAGCGGTCGGCCTGCCATCAGCGTTCCCGAACTCTAAGTCAAATCCAATTCCATGGATTAATACTTGGCTGTCGTCTGATAATGTTCAGGTCGCCCCACAAGAGACTGAAATCAGCTCTTATTTAGTCGGACAAATTGACTCGGATTTATCAGACAGTAACTTTGATGACTTTGAGTTATAA